Proteins from a genomic interval of Kitasatospora kifunensis:
- a CDS encoding histone deacetylase gives MTGDRLEPPTDQALLWYAAYGSNLHLARLTSYLAGGRPAGGARVYPGCRDPRPPRDSRPIRLPGLLYFALESAVWTGGMAFYDPDTPDGRAGTAARAYLITAAQLSDLAAQEMRRRPGTDLDLREVLREGRAVLGPGRYETLVHPGDLEGRPLLTFTAPWHLAQAPLAPPSAPYLRHLAAGLRETHGWDTATIAAYLSTRPGAVGHWSAGRLAELLADPI, from the coding sequence ATGACCGGCGACCGCCTTGAGCCGCCGACGGACCAGGCCCTGCTCTGGTACGCCGCCTACGGCTCCAACCTGCACCTGGCCCGCCTCACCAGCTACCTGGCCGGCGGGCGCCCGGCCGGCGGCGCCCGCGTCTACCCCGGCTGCCGCGACCCGCGCCCACCGCGCGACAGCCGCCCGATCCGGCTGCCGGGGCTGCTGTACTTCGCCCTGGAGTCGGCCGTCTGGACCGGCGGCATGGCCTTCTACGACCCCGATACCCCTGACGGCCGCGCGGGGACCGCGGCCCGCGCCTACCTCATCACCGCCGCCCAACTGAGCGACCTGGCCGCCCAGGAGATGCGCCGCCGGCCCGGCACCGACCTCGACCTGCGCGAGGTCCTGCGCGAGGGCCGCGCCGTCCTGGGCCCGGGGCGCTACGAGACCCTGGTCCACCCCGGCGACCTCGAGGGCCGACCACTGCTCACCTTCACCGCCCCCTGGCACCTCGCCCAGGCCCCGCTCGCCCCACCCTCCGCGCCCTACCTGCGCCACCTCGCCGCCGGCCTGCGCGAGACCCACGGCTGGGACACCGCCACGATCGCCGCCTACCTGAGCACCCGCCCCGGCGCGGTCGGCCACTGGAGCGCCGGGCGGCTGGCCGAGCTGCTGGCCGACCCGATCTGA
- a CDS encoding NCS2 family permease, whose product MPSAALDRYFRISERGSSLPREIRGGVATFFTMAYILVLNPIILSNAVDMNKQALSFPQLVTATALTAGLTTLLMAVIGNVPIGLAAGLGVNTIVALQLAPKMTWPDAMGMVVLAGICIMLLVATGLRERVMTAVPLGLRKAIAIGIGLFIALVGLVDSGFVSRVPDIAHTTVPLELGIGGHLHGWPVLVFVLGVLLTLVLVARKVPGAILISIVVMTVVAVVIQKVAKLPADAWGLTLPKWPGNPVATPDFSLVGKVSLFGGFHHVSVLTGILFVFTVLMSAFFDAMGTILGVADEAHLLDQNGDLPGINRVLMVDGVATVLGGATSSSANTCFVESTAGVGEGARTGFASLVTGALFMLALFLTPLATMVPAQAATPALVTVGFLILANSIREIDWSDFTIAVPAFLTMVLMPFTYSITNGIGMGFVAFCVLRLATGRGRSVPVALYAVAAVFAFYYMMPALGLAK is encoded by the coding sequence ATGCCTTCCGCGGCCCTCGACCGCTATTTCCGGATCTCCGAGCGCGGCTCCAGCCTGCCCAGGGAGATCCGTGGCGGCGTCGCCACCTTCTTCACCATGGCCTACATCCTGGTGCTGAATCCGATCATCCTGTCCAACGCCGTGGACATGAACAAGCAGGCGCTGAGCTTCCCGCAGCTCGTCACGGCCACCGCGCTCACCGCGGGGCTGACCACCCTGCTGATGGCCGTGATCGGCAACGTCCCGATCGGCCTGGCCGCGGGCCTGGGCGTGAACACCATCGTCGCGCTCCAGCTGGCACCCAAGATGACCTGGCCGGACGCCATGGGCATGGTCGTGCTGGCCGGCATCTGCATCATGCTGCTGGTCGCCACCGGCCTGCGCGAACGGGTGATGACCGCCGTGCCGCTCGGGCTGCGCAAGGCGATCGCGATCGGTATCGGCCTCTTCATCGCCCTGGTCGGCCTGGTCGACTCCGGCTTCGTCAGCCGGGTGCCCGACATCGCCCACACCACCGTCCCGCTGGAACTCGGCATCGGCGGTCACCTGCACGGCTGGCCGGTGCTGGTCTTCGTGCTCGGCGTGCTGCTCACCCTGGTGCTGGTGGCGCGCAAGGTGCCGGGCGCGATCCTCATCTCCATCGTGGTGATGACCGTGGTCGCCGTGGTGATCCAGAAGGTGGCCAAGCTGCCCGCCGACGCCTGGGGCCTGACGCTCCCCAAGTGGCCGGGCAACCCGGTCGCAACCCCTGACTTCTCGCTGGTCGGCAAGGTCAGCCTGTTCGGCGGCTTCCACCACGTCAGCGTGCTGACCGGGATCCTCTTCGTCTTCACCGTGCTGATGAGCGCCTTCTTCGACGCGATGGGCACCATCCTCGGCGTCGCCGACGAGGCCCACCTGCTCGACCAGAACGGCGACCTGCCGGGCATCAACCGGGTCCTGATGGTCGACGGTGTGGCCACCGTCCTCGGCGGCGCCACCTCCTCCTCGGCCAACACCTGCTTCGTCGAGTCGACGGCGGGGGTCGGCGAGGGCGCCCGCACCGGTTTCGCCAGCCTGGTCACCGGCGCGCTCTTCATGCTCGCGCTCTTCCTGACCCCGCTGGCCACCATGGTCCCCGCCCAGGCGGCGACCCCGGCACTGGTCACGGTCGGCTTCCTGATCCTGGCCAACTCGATCCGCGAGATCGACTGGAGCGACTTCACGATCGCGGTGCCGGCCTTCCTGACCATGGTGCTGATGCCGTTCACCTACAGCATCACCAACGGCATCGGGATGGGCTTCGTCGCCTTCTGCGTGCTGCGACTGGCGACCGGGCGCGGACGCAGCGTCCCGGTGGCGCTGTACGCGGTGGCGGCGGTCTTCGCCTTCTACTACATGATGCCGGCCCTCGGGTTGGCCAAGTAG
- a CDS encoding DUF2530 domain-containing protein, whose protein sequence is MPKTPLRPSPPPLEANDVAIVGGGTALWFLGFVVLLPFHSTLREHGHGNWPWICLAGGLLGLIGLWYCRGRRAAIQRARAEAEAAAPTTSEVHRGED, encoded by the coding sequence ATGCCGAAGACCCCGCTGCGCCCCTCCCCGCCACCCCTGGAAGCCAACGATGTCGCGATCGTCGGCGGCGGGACGGCGCTCTGGTTCCTGGGCTTCGTGGTGCTGCTCCCCTTCCACAGCACGCTGCGGGAGCACGGGCACGGCAACTGGCCCTGGATCTGCCTGGCCGGCGGCCTGCTCGGGCTGATCGGCCTCTGGTACTGCCGGGGCAGGCGGGCCGCGATCCAGCGCGCCCGGGCCGAGGCCGAGGCGGCGGCCCCGACGACAAGTGAGGTCCACCGCGGGGAGGACTGA
- a CDS encoding HAD-IC family P-type ATPase, with translation MTHPADRSTPADDPADNPAAAGAGTLVRPGGLSAAEVAERVAQGQVNDVPVRSSRSVPEIVRANVFTRFNAIIGVLFAVILVVGPIQDGLFGLVIVANTAIGIIQEVRAKRTLDSLALIGEARPEVRRDGQVAQIAVGEIVLDDTVLLGIGDKVIVDGQVTEADGLEIDESLLTGEPDPVHKRPGDAVMSGSFVVAGAGAFTATKVGRQAYAAQLAEEASRFTLVKSELRTGIDTILRFITYLLIPTAIGLVISQWSVEHNDWREAVRRTVAGIVPMVPEGLVLLTSVAFAIGVVRLGRKQCLVQELPAIEGLARVDTVCLDKTGTLTEGGMDVQELRALDGSREAGRLQQVLGTLAGADARPNPSMRAILDAYGNGNGNGNKGHNDGEREGWRVLESVPFSSARKWSGAQLREPDGAEAGWLLGAPDVLLPTGHPALTAVDELGAQGLRVLLLGRTTVPLDAPDPAKGLAPLALLVLKQRLRPDAAATLRYFEEQRVQAKVISGDSAVSVGAVAASLELPGAEQPLDARTLPTEATALADTAERTTVFGRVTPQQKRELVGALQSRGHHVAMTGDGVNDVLALKDADIGVAMGSGSEATRAVAQIVLLNDSFATLPSVVAEGRRVIGNIERVASLFLVKTVYSVLLALLVVFTQVPYPFLPRHSTVLSGLTIGIPAFFLALAPNNERARTGFVRRVLRLAIPGGVIAGTATFVAYALARGDHATDLKADTSVATLTLFLVAIWVLAIVARPYTWWRLLLIGTMGGAFALVLVVPWLSDFFQLKLVGLRDPWTGVAIAVAAGLLLELVWRFVRRSLDEDPRPASS, from the coding sequence ATGACGCACCCCGCCGACCGGAGCACCCCCGCTGACGACCCGGCTGACAACCCGGCCGCGGCCGGCGCGGGCACCCTAGTCCGTCCGGGTGGCCTGAGCGCCGCCGAGGTGGCCGAGCGGGTAGCCCAAGGCCAGGTCAACGACGTACCGGTGCGCTCCAGCCGCTCGGTGCCCGAGATCGTCCGGGCCAACGTCTTCACCCGGTTCAACGCGATCATCGGCGTGCTCTTCGCGGTCATCCTGGTGGTCGGCCCGATCCAGGACGGACTGTTCGGCCTGGTGATCGTGGCCAACACCGCGATCGGCATCATCCAGGAGGTGCGCGCCAAGCGGACCCTGGACAGCCTGGCGCTGATCGGCGAGGCCCGGCCCGAGGTGCGCCGCGACGGACAGGTGGCACAGATCGCGGTCGGCGAGATCGTGCTGGACGACACCGTGCTGCTCGGCATCGGCGACAAGGTGATCGTGGACGGGCAGGTCACCGAGGCGGACGGCCTGGAGATCGACGAGTCACTGCTCACCGGCGAGCCCGACCCGGTCCACAAGCGCCCGGGCGACGCGGTGATGTCCGGCAGCTTCGTGGTGGCAGGCGCCGGCGCCTTCACCGCGACCAAGGTCGGCCGCCAGGCCTACGCGGCCCAGCTGGCCGAGGAGGCCAGCCGGTTCACCCTGGTCAAGTCCGAGCTGCGCACCGGCATCGACACCATCCTGCGGTTCATCACCTACCTGCTGATCCCCACCGCGATCGGCCTGGTGATCAGTCAGTGGTCGGTCGAGCACAACGACTGGCGCGAGGCGGTGCGCCGCACGGTGGCCGGCATCGTGCCGATGGTGCCCGAGGGCCTGGTACTGCTGACCTCGGTGGCCTTCGCGATCGGGGTGGTCCGGCTGGGCCGCAAGCAGTGCCTGGTGCAGGAGCTGCCGGCGATCGAAGGTCTGGCCCGGGTGGACACCGTCTGCCTGGACAAGACCGGCACCCTCACCGAGGGCGGCATGGACGTGCAGGAGCTGCGCGCGCTGGACGGGAGCAGGGAGGCGGGCCGGCTCCAGCAGGTGCTGGGCACGCTGGCGGGCGCCGACGCCCGGCCCAACCCGAGCATGCGGGCGATCCTGGACGCCTACGGCAACGGCAACGGCAACGGCAACAAGGGCCACAACGACGGCGAGCGCGAGGGCTGGCGGGTACTGGAGTCGGTGCCGTTCTCCTCCGCCCGCAAGTGGAGCGGCGCCCAGCTGCGCGAACCGGACGGCGCCGAGGCCGGCTGGCTGCTCGGCGCCCCCGACGTCCTGCTGCCCACCGGCCACCCGGCGCTGACCGCGGTGGACGAGCTCGGCGCGCAGGGTCTGCGGGTGCTGCTGCTGGGCCGCACCACCGTCCCGCTCGACGCCCCCGACCCGGCCAAGGGCCTGGCGCCGCTGGCCCTGCTGGTACTCAAGCAGCGGCTGCGCCCGGACGCCGCCGCGACGCTGCGCTACTTCGAGGAGCAGCGGGTCCAGGCGAAGGTGATCTCCGGGGACAGCGCGGTCTCGGTCGGGGCGGTGGCGGCCAGCCTCGAACTGCCCGGTGCCGAGCAGCCGCTGGACGCCCGCACCCTGCCCACCGAGGCCACCGCCCTGGCCGACACCGCCGAACGCACCACCGTCTTCGGCCGGGTGACGCCGCAGCAGAAGCGCGAGCTGGTCGGTGCGCTGCAGTCGCGCGGCCACCACGTGGCGATGACCGGCGACGGCGTCAACGACGTGCTGGCGCTCAAGGACGCCGACATCGGGGTGGCGATGGGCTCGGGCAGCGAGGCGACCCGGGCGGTGGCGCAGATCGTGCTGCTGAACGACAGCTTCGCCACCCTGCCCTCGGTGGTCGCCGAGGGCCGCCGGGTGATCGGCAACATCGAGCGGGTGGCCAGCCTGTTCCTGGTGAAGACGGTCTACTCGGTGCTGCTGGCACTGCTGGTGGTCTTCACCCAGGTGCCGTACCCGTTCCTGCCGCGGCACTCCACCGTGCTGAGCGGGCTGACCATCGGCATCCCGGCCTTCTTCCTGGCGCTGGCGCCGAACAACGAGCGGGCCAGGACCGGCTTCGTGCGCCGGGTGCTGCGGCTGGCGATCCCCGGCGGGGTGATCGCCGGTACCGCCACCTTCGTCGCCTACGCGCTGGCCCGCGGCGACCACGCCACCGACCTGAAGGCCGACACCAGCGTGGCCACCCTGACCCTCTTCCTGGTGGCGATCTGGGTGCTGGCGATCGTGGCCCGCCCGTACACCTGGTGGCGGCTGCTGCTGATCGGCACCATGGGCGGGGCGTTCGCCCTGGTGCTGGTGGTCCCCTGGCTCTCCGACTTCTTCCAGCTCAAGCTGGTCGGCCTCCGCGACCCCTGGACGGGGGTGGCCATCGCGGTAGCGGCCGGGCTGCTGCTCGAACTGGTCTGGCGGTTCGTCAGGCGCTCGCTGGACGAGGACCCACGGCCGGCCAGCTCCTAG
- a CDS encoding sacsin N-terminal ATP-binding-like domain-containing protein, with the protein MEPRIIGSGGDGQAGDHFGTAEVRRRVLDGWTAAAARFREDANAEEELALGGYRDRLVVELAQNAADAAARAGHGPGRLRLTLRDGVLAVANTGAPLDADAVESLSTLRASSKRADATPTVGRFGVGFAAVLAVSDEPAILGHSGAVRWSLAEARELTDRAALEAPELAAELRRRDGHVPLLRLPLAAEGEPPTGYDTVVLLPLRDGAAEDLTRRLLDGVDDALLLTLPGLGEIVIETPDGRVRTLTRSAAEPVEESLRQVTLTEQSERGTVRSLWQTVTTTGALAAELLVDRPVEERARPYWTVTWAVPVSATGTVQPLPVAPVLHAPTPSEEPLGLPALLIASYPLDSTRRHVAPGPLTDFLTERAAEAYTDLLRARGADLGSLALVPGPLGQGALDNALRTAVLSRLPGTAFLPHPTAVEEGTPALRPRDATLLEGADSSVVEALAPIFPGLLPAGLERRAELRALQVRRIPLAEVVDQLGGLDREPAWWRSLYGALAGADPEALGALPVPLATGRTVTGPRRVLLPSDDADWAGFPGYPEALAEALDLLDLRLAHPEAAHPLLAKLGAAVATPAGILATPELRAAVARSLDLGEDDFEAAADLADAVLALVRVAEAKAGDHPWLARLALPDDEGELARAGELILPDSPFAQLARPEDAPFVDEDLLERWGPEVLAAVGVLSDFVLVRAEDAVLDPDDLERLDPTAPADRAAGGTPTGLLDEAPDGLADWCEEVLEALHADDADQVGVPPVAAELLAVRDLDLVDEEAWPEALALLARPPYRDAVITPVRVLLPDGSYTDLPPYTAWWLRDHPVLGGREPAGLRAAGGDWLLRGLYDEARTTLDEEFLHALGVRTTLTALLAEPHGPDELLDHLTDPASEVTHRQLHGIYTALAAVEVESLDEVRALPPLDEATGRRPAHTVVVDATEAVVADAPDLVQLLHPYPLIPVAPALAPALAERLHVSLASEVAGGRVLSEGTLHRVPPFVRELLPGCPAAYEEHEELLVVGPDGEEAAVDWRWDTAASAPELPYDPELTEAEDEEGGTYWPTVGGEFEVPPVPGLLHAATPEGLAAGLAWSVGQWHRRFEVLAALTEPDRAYELSAARDFES; encoded by the coding sequence GTGGAGCCTCGCATCATCGGCAGTGGCGGCGACGGACAGGCGGGGGACCACTTCGGCACGGCCGAGGTGCGCCGCCGGGTACTGGACGGCTGGACGGCCGCCGCGGCCCGCTTCCGGGAGGACGCCAACGCCGAGGAGGAGCTGGCGCTCGGCGGCTACCGGGATCGCCTGGTGGTCGAGTTGGCGCAGAACGCGGCGGACGCCGCCGCGCGCGCCGGGCACGGCCCAGGGCGGCTGCGGCTGACCCTGCGCGATGGCGTGTTGGCGGTCGCCAACACCGGCGCGCCGCTGGACGCCGACGCCGTCGAGTCGCTCTCCACCCTGCGGGCCTCCTCCAAGCGCGCCGACGCCACCCCCACGGTGGGCCGGTTCGGCGTCGGCTTCGCGGCCGTGCTGGCCGTCAGCGACGAGCCGGCCATCCTGGGCCACAGCGGCGCGGTGCGCTGGTCGCTGGCCGAGGCCCGCGAGCTGACCGACCGCGCGGCGCTGGAAGCACCCGAGCTGGCAGCGGAGTTGCGCCGCCGCGACGGCCACGTACCGCTGCTGCGGCTGCCGCTGGCCGCCGAGGGCGAGCCGCCGACCGGCTACGACACCGTGGTGCTGCTGCCGCTGCGCGACGGCGCGGCCGAGGACCTGACCCGTCGTCTGCTGGACGGTGTGGACGACGCGCTGCTGCTCACCCTGCCGGGCCTGGGCGAGATCGTGATCGAGACGCCGGACGGCCGGGTGCGCACCCTGACCCGCTCGGCTGCCGAGCCGGTCGAGGAGAGCCTGCGCCAGGTCACCCTCACCGAGCAGAGCGAGCGGGGCACCGTGCGTTCGCTCTGGCAGACCGTCACCACCACCGGGGCGCTGGCCGCCGAGCTGCTGGTGGACCGTCCGGTGGAGGAACGCGCCCGGCCGTACTGGACGGTGACCTGGGCCGTCCCGGTCTCCGCCACCGGCACTGTGCAGCCGCTGCCGGTCGCCCCGGTGCTGCACGCGCCCACCCCGAGTGAGGAGCCGCTGGGCCTGCCCGCGCTGCTGATCGCCTCCTACCCGCTGGACTCCACCCGCCGCCACGTCGCGCCCGGGCCGCTCACCGACTTCCTGACCGAGCGCGCCGCCGAGGCCTACACCGACCTGCTGCGGGCCCGCGGCGCCGACCTGGGCTCGCTGGCCCTGGTGCCGGGGCCGCTGGGCCAGGGCGCCTTGGACAACGCGCTGCGCACCGCCGTGCTCTCCCGGCTGCCCGGCACCGCCTTCCTGCCGCACCCCACCGCCGTCGAGGAGGGCACCCCGGCGCTGCGCCCGCGTGACGCCACCCTGTTGGAGGGCGCGGACTCCTCGGTGGTCGAGGCGCTGGCCCCGATCTTTCCCGGCCTGCTGCCGGCCGGCCTGGAGCGGCGCGCGGAGTTGCGCGCGCTGCAGGTGCGGCGGATCCCGCTGGCCGAGGTGGTCGACCAGCTCGGCGGCCTGGACCGGGAGCCGGCCTGGTGGCGCAGCCTGTACGGGGCGCTGGCCGGCGCCGACCCGGAGGCCCTCGGCGCGCTGCCGGTGCCGCTGGCCACCGGGCGCACCGTGACCGGACCGCGCCGGGTGCTGCTGCCCTCCGACGACGCCGACTGGGCGGGCTTCCCCGGCTACCCCGAGGCGCTGGCCGAGGCGCTCGACCTGCTGGACCTGCGCCTGGCCCACCCCGAGGCCGCGCACCCGCTGCTGGCCAAGCTCGGCGCCGCCGTCGCCACCCCCGCCGGCATCCTGGCGACCCCCGAGCTGCGGGCCGCGGTGGCCCGCTCGCTGGACCTCGGCGAGGACGACTTCGAGGCCGCCGCCGACCTGGCCGACGCGGTGCTCGCTCTGGTGCGGGTCGCCGAGGCCAAGGCCGGCGACCACCCGTGGCTGGCCCGCCTGGCGCTGCCCGACGACGAGGGCGAGCTGGCCAGGGCCGGCGAACTCATCCTGCCCGACAGCCCGTTCGCCCAGCTGGCCCGCCCCGAGGACGCGCCCTTCGTGGACGAGGACCTGCTGGAGCGCTGGGGCCCCGAGGTGCTGGCCGCGGTCGGGGTACTGAGCGATTTCGTGCTGGTGCGCGCCGAGGACGCGGTGCTCGACCCGGACGACCTGGAGCGCCTGGACCCGACCGCGCCCGCCGACCGCGCGGCCGGCGGCACCCCGACGGGTCTGCTGGACGAGGCCCCGGACGGGCTGGCCGACTGGTGCGAGGAGGTGCTGGAGGCCCTGCACGCCGACGACGCCGACCAGGTGGGCGTGCCGCCGGTGGCCGCCGAGTTGCTGGCGGTGCGCGATCTGGACCTGGTCGACGAGGAGGCCTGGCCCGAGGCGCTGGCGCTGCTGGCCCGTCCGCCCTACCGGGACGCGGTGATCACCCCCGTGCGCGTGCTGCTGCCCGACGGCAGCTACACCGACCTGCCGCCGTACACCGCCTGGTGGTTGCGCGACCACCCGGTGCTGGGCGGGCGCGAGCCGGCCGGCCTGCGCGCGGCCGGCGGCGACTGGCTGCTGCGCGGCCTCTACGACGAGGCCCGCACCACGTTGGACGAGGAGTTCCTGCACGCCCTCGGGGTGCGCACCACGCTGACCGCGCTGCTCGCCGAGCCGCACGGTCCGGACGAGCTGCTCGACCACCTCACCGATCCGGCCAGTGAGGTGACGCACCGTCAACTTCACGGCATCTACACCGCACTGGCCGCCGTCGAGGTCGAATCCCTGGACGAGGTGCGCGCCCTGCCGCCGCTGGACGAGGCCACCGGGCGCCGCCCGGCGCACACCGTGGTGGTGGACGCCACCGAGGCCGTGGTCGCCGACGCCCCCGACCTGGTCCAACTGCTCCACCCGTACCCGCTGATCCCGGTGGCCCCGGCGCTGGCCCCCGCGCTCGCCGAGCGCCTGCACGTCTCGCTGGCCAGCGAGGTCGCCGGCGGCCGGGTGCTCTCCGAGGGCACCCTGCACCGGGTGCCGCCGTTCGTCCGGGAGCTGCTGCCCGGCTGCCCGGCCGCCTACGAGGAGCACGAGGAGCTGCTGGTGGTCGGCCCGGACGGCGAGGAGGCCGCGGTCGACTGGCGCTGGGACACCGCCGCGTCCGCGCCCGAGCTGCCCTACGACCCGGAGCTGACCGAGGCCGAGGACGAGGAGGGCGGCACCTACTGGCCGACGGTCGGCGGCGAGTTCGAGGTGCCGCCGGTCCCCGGTCTGCTGCACGCGGCCACTCCCGAGGGGCTGGCCGCGGGGCTGGCCTGGTCGGTCGGTCAGTGGCACCGGCGGTTCGAGGTGCTGGCCGCGCTCACCGAGCCGGACCGGGCCTACGAGCTCTCGGCCGCGCGCGACTTCGAGTCCTGA
- a CDS encoding DUF3027 domain-containing protein, with the protein MRSRTPDRLCAEAVELARQAAVEAVGAEAVGTHLAVRAEGERVVTHTFECQDAAYRGWQWAVTVARAPRAKLVTLDEIVLLPGPDAVLAPQWVPWSERLRPGDLGPGDLLPTDADDLRLTPGWTGEDEPAPNSAVFDGEEDLELSDPHVQPAPARAQIGAVADELGMARPRVLSRLGLHLAADRWEKTHGPQSPMAQSAPASCTSCGFLIPIGGSLGQAFGVCGNEYGPADGQIVSLAYGCGGHSEAAVLPAPPVPAELILDETVVEPLHLHPDRASGSVEPDAPAEELGHS; encoded by the coding sequence ATGCGAAGCCGTACCCCCGACCGGCTCTGTGCCGAGGCCGTCGAACTCGCCAGGCAGGCAGCGGTCGAGGCGGTCGGCGCTGAGGCCGTCGGCACCCACCTGGCGGTCCGGGCCGAAGGCGAACGGGTGGTCACCCACACATTCGAGTGCCAGGACGCGGCCTACCGCGGCTGGCAGTGGGCCGTCACCGTGGCCCGCGCGCCGCGGGCCAAGCTGGTCACCCTCGACGAGATCGTGCTGCTGCCCGGGCCCGACGCGGTGCTCGCACCGCAGTGGGTGCCGTGGAGCGAGCGGCTGCGCCCCGGCGACCTGGGCCCCGGGGACCTGCTCCCCACCGACGCGGACGACCTGCGTCTGACGCCCGGCTGGACCGGCGAGGACGAGCCGGCGCCCAACTCGGCCGTCTTCGACGGCGAGGAGGACCTGGAGCTGTCCGACCCGCACGTGCAGCCGGCGCCCGCCCGCGCGCAGATCGGCGCCGTCGCCGACGAGCTGGGGATGGCCCGCCCGCGGGTGCTCTCCCGGCTCGGCCTGCACCTGGCCGCCGACCGCTGGGAGAAGACGCACGGCCCGCAGAGCCCGATGGCGCAGTCCGCCCCGGCCTCCTGCACCAGCTGCGGCTTCCTGATCCCGATCGGCGGCTCGCTGGGCCAGGCCTTCGGCGTCTGCGGCAACGAGTACGGCCCGGCCGACGGCCAGATCGTCTCGCTGGCGTACGGCTGCGGCGGCCACTCGGAGGCGGCCGTACTGCCGGCTCCGCCGGTGCCCGCCGAGCTGATCCTGGACGAGACCGTGGTCGAGCCGTTGCACCTGCACCCCGACCGGGCCAGCGGCTCGGTGGAGCCGGACGCCCCGGCGGAGGAGCTCGGCCACTCCTGA
- a CDS encoding MFS transporter codes for MVHGTGRRIRKATSADGAGESGLAKLIELHALNSFGDMLITIALASTIFFSVPTSEARGRVALYLLVTMAPFALLAPVIGPLLDRLPHGRRAAMAMAMLTRAVLAWTMAGSIADGNLTLYPEALGCLVASKAYGVVRSVVVPRLKPARVTLVKANSRVTLAGLLATGLAAGVGGLLHLAGPSWPLRGAFLVFVIGTLMAFHLPHQVDSAKGEQRAVLHANPPADPYTEPADSAAPTQGEEAALRPKGTLRTVGPAVILGLRAVAALRGLSGFLTLFLAFLLRVAPVGGVSPTVGLGLLAVAAGGGNALGSVFGSWLRSRGSEATITAMLLLATGAAAAAAIWYNLVTVLAVAAVAGIAASLAKLALDSLIQRDVPEAVRTSTFARSETLMQLCWVVGGAIGILLPLNGTLGLSVAAAILGVALLWTVLALVRLGVRGGAPHPRVA; via the coding sequence ATGGTGCACGGCACCGGACGACGGATCCGCAAGGCAACCTCGGCCGACGGCGCCGGCGAGTCGGGGCTGGCCAAGCTGATCGAACTGCACGCGCTGAACTCCTTCGGCGACATGCTGATCACCATCGCGCTCGCCTCCACCATCTTCTTCTCGGTGCCCACCAGCGAGGCCCGCGGCCGGGTCGCGCTCTATCTGCTGGTCACCATGGCCCCGTTCGCGTTGCTGGCCCCGGTGATCGGCCCGCTGCTCGACCGGCTGCCGCACGGTCGGCGGGCCGCGATGGCGATGGCGATGCTGACCCGCGCGGTGCTCGCCTGGACCATGGCGGGCTCGATCGCGGACGGCAATCTGACGCTCTACCCCGAAGCGCTCGGCTGCCTGGTCGCCTCCAAGGCGTACGGCGTGGTGCGCAGCGTGGTGGTGCCCCGGCTCAAGCCCGCCCGGGTGACGCTGGTGAAGGCCAACTCCCGAGTGACGCTGGCCGGTCTGCTGGCCACCGGCCTTGCCGCCGGGGTGGGCGGGCTGCTGCACCTGGCCGGCCCCTCCTGGCCACTGCGCGGCGCCTTCCTGGTCTTCGTGATCGGCACCCTGATGGCCTTTCACCTGCCGCACCAGGTGGACTCCGCCAAGGGCGAGCAGCGCGCGGTGCTGCACGCCAACCCACCCGCCGACCCGTACACCGAGCCCGCCGACTCCGCAGCCCCCACCCAAGGTGAGGAGGCGGCGCTCCGCCCCAAGGGCACCCTGCGCACGGTCGGCCCCGCGGTGATCCTGGGCCTGCGGGCGGTGGCGGCGCTGCGCGGACTGAGCGGCTTCCTCACCCTCTTCCTGGCCTTCCTGCTGCGGGTCGCCCCGGTCGGCGGCGTCTCGCCCACGGTGGGCCTGGGCCTGCTGGCCGTGGCGGCCGGCGGCGGCAACGCGCTCGGCTCGGTCTTCGGCTCCTGGCTGCGCAGCCGCGGTTCGGAGGCCACCATCACCGCGATGCTGCTGCTGGCCACCGGCGCCGCCGCGGCCGCCGCGATCTGGTACAACCTGGTCACCGTGCTGGCGGTGGCCGCGGTCGCCGGGATCGCCGCCTCGCTGGCCAAACTGGCACTGGACTCGCTGATCCAGCGCGACGTCCCCGAGGCGGTGCGCACCTCGACCTTCGCGCGCTCGGAGACCCTGATGCAGCTGTGCTGGGTGGTCGGCGGCGCGATCGGCATCCTGCTGCCGCTGAACGGCACGCTGGGCCTGTCCGTCGCCGCCGCGATCCTCGGCGTGGCGCTGCTGTGGACGGTACTGGCGCTGGTCCGGCTGGGCGTACGCGGCGGCGCACCGCACCCCCGCGTCGCATGA